A genomic segment from Aspergillus puulaauensis MK2 DNA, chromosome 1, nearly complete sequence encodes:
- a CDS encoding uncharacterized protein (COG:E;~EggNog:ENOG410PW2S;~InterPro:IPR014710,IPR010300,IPR011051;~PFAM:PF05995;~go_function: GO:0005506 - iron ion binding [Evidence IEA];~go_function: GO:0016702 - oxidoreductase activity, acting on single donors with incorporation of molecular oxygen, incorporation of two atoms of oxygen [Evidence IEA];~go_process: GO:0055114 - oxidation-reduction process [Evidence IEA]) — protein sequence MSILSRPTVPVTDKLGHRQEHPPKKYSLDDLVRDVKAYLGDSNGIASSDVDSNYLISLVKKYEASDGGWTQFYHNDLQKNYTRNAIENINHKANILLLVWNPQKGSPIHDHANAHCIMKVLAGNLTETVYTAPETDAGSAAPLQIKSETTHSPNDVTYIADDIGLHRVYNPHPTKVAVSLHLYTPPNAADYGYHIFDEATGKSSYVPQARAVLRPNEASE from the exons ATGTCCATCCTCTCACGTCCCACAGTCCCGGTGACCGACAAACTCGGCCACCGCCAAGAACACCCCCCCAAGAAATACTCCCTAGACGACCTCGTCCGCGATGTCAAGGCTTATCTCGGCGATTCAAACGGCATTGCCTCCTCGGATGTCGACTCAAACTACCTGATCTCGCTTGTGAAGAAGTACGAAGCGAGCGACGGCGGCTGGACACAATTCTACCACAACGACCTGCAGAAGAACTACACGCGCAATGCGATCGAGAACATCAACCACAAAGCCAATATT ctcctcctcgtatGGAACCCGCAAAAGGGCTCGCCCATCCACGACCACGCCAACGCCCACTGCATCATGAAAGTTCTAGCAGGCAACTTGACAGAAACAGTTTATACTGCTCCAGAGACGGACGCCGGCAGTGCTGCCCCTCTGCAAATCAAGTCCGAGACAACACACTCTCCGAATGATGTGACCTACATCGCTGACGATATCGGGCTTCACCGGGTCTATAACCCACACCCTACCAAGGTGGCTGTTTCGCTACACT TGTATACTCCACCCAACGCAGCCGACTATGGGTATCACATCTTCGACGAGGCCACAGGGAAGTCCAGCTATGTGCCACAGGCGCGGGCTGTCCTACGGCCGAACGAGGCGTCAGAATGA
- a CDS encoding flavin monoamine oxidase family protein (COG:Q;~EggNog:ENOG410PNCV;~InterPro:IPR001613,IPR036188,IPR002937;~PFAM:PF13450,PF01593;~go_function: GO:0016491 - oxidoreductase activity [Evidence IEA];~go_process: GO:0055114 - oxidation-reduction process [Evidence IEA]) produces MSSITPKQVDVLVVGAGLSGLRAALKVQAAGYSCAVVEAIDRVGGKALSVPSNPGSPGVNDIGAAWINDTTQKEMYQLLKKYGLHGEVQRAEGMSVMQLPDTSILHPHGELPFPDEDQVKVASALEHIRGLVSDINLNNPTSTSLGKDLDRVTVREYCGKHFSDVVTGLVESIVQSLLGLEGDEISMLSFVFGCKSGTGIDPLISDEVDGAQYLRVREGTQSFSQNMAKELEPESLYLSTPITGIEQAFDPGLCTVKSSDQRTFQAKRVIVSVPSTLYKKIDFNPELPEAKARLAKETTMGYYSKMIYVFEQPWWRTAELSGTIQSQVGPILFSRDTSVPSDGQWSITCFIVAETGRQWSQLSEKERKNATWKQFREAFETACAEANVSVPPPINVIEMEWSKEEFFGGAPCPAPRPGLLTEIGAASRSAPFGNVHFVGTETSTQWNGYMEGAVLSGDRGAQEVIEALGK; encoded by the exons ATGTCTTCCATCACTCCGAAACAGGTCGACGTCctggttgttggtgccggCCTCAGCGGACTTAGAGCTGCCCTAAaggtccaggctgctggatATTCCTGTGCAGTTGTCGAAGCGATCGATCGTGTCGGTGGGAAGGCACTAAGCGTTCCATCCAACCCCGGTAGCCCCGGTGTCAACGATATCGGCGCGGCCTGGATCAACGACACCACACAGAAGGAGATGTACCAGCTGCTAAAGAAGTATGGGTTGCATGGAGAGGTCCAGCGCGCAGAGGGCATGAGTGTGATGCAGCTTCCAGATACATCTATTCTGCACCCTCATGGTGAACTTCCA TTTCCCGACGAAGACCAGGTGAAAGTCGCGTCTGCCCTCGAGCATATCAGAGGTCTCGTATCCGATATCAACCTGAACAACCCTACTTCGACCAGTCTGGGCAAAGACTTGGACAGAGTGACCGTCAGGGAATACTGCGGCAAACACTTCTCCGACGTGGTGACTGGCTTGGTGGAGTCTATTGTGCAGTCACTCCTCGGTCTTGAAGGAGATGAGATTAGCATGCTTTCCTTTGTCTTCGGCTGCAAATCTGGTACGGGGATTGACCCTTTAATCTCGGACGAGGTCGACGGGGCACAGTATCTTAGAGTCCGCGAAG GTACCCAATCCTTCTCCCAAAACATGGCTAAGGAGCTTGAACCTGAATCACTCTACCTGTCGACGCCAATTACTGGGATTGAACAGGCCTTTGACCCGGGTCTCTGTACAGTGAAATCATCAGACCAAAGAACGTTCCAGGCAAAGCGAGTCATAGTCTCGGTTCCGAGTACGCTTTACAAGAAAATAGACTTCAACCCTGAACTGCCCGAGGCAAAAGCCCGTCTTGCCAAGGAAACTACCATGGGCTACTACAGCAAGATGATCTATGTGTTCGAGCAGCCATGGTGGCGCACTGCCGAACTATCGGGGACTATCCAGTCCCAGGTTGGCCCCATCCTGTTTTCACGAGACACCAGCGTCCCCAGTGATGGACAGTGGTCAATCACCTGCTTTATTGTTGCAGAGACAGGACGTCAATGGTCGCAATTGTCcgagaaggaaaggaagaatgcAACTTGGAAACAATTCCGAGAGGCCTTTGAGACAGCTTGCGCTGAAGCAAATGTCTCTGTTCCACCGCCCATCAATGTCATCGAGATGGAGTGGTCGAAGGAGGAATTCTTCGGCGGTGCTCCTTGTCCTGCACCGCGGCCAGGTCTTCTCACGGAAATTGGTGCAGCATCACGAAGCGCGCCATTTGGCAATGTCCATTTTGTAGGTACGGAGACGTCCACTCAATGGAATGGGTACATGGAGGGAGCAGTTCTGTCTGGGGACCGTGGTGCTCAAGAGGTTATCGAGGCTCTTGGAAAGTAA
- a CDS encoding uncharacterized protein (COG:S;~EggNog:ENOG410PPYH;~InterPro:IPR021858;~PFAM:PF11951) gives MLTSVSDTLLAHYLSSTGPMLSTLPARYSPFLTFLVPLALNDDLVMHSLLALSGTHLSYQNPSREIQRATECHYGAAISALRQSMFGTTLEMSKTLKILITLLILAFFETLSNNVQGAMFFHLRAGRPLMITLMESIPQLKAHDDRRRLYSFAVEVYSYLVLVNTITPLDAIEDRKLPLDSFLNNLGDLGHQFESFGAVFGGSHELFELLPSIAKLSSRRLTELRSSPSGDSWKMYHSLDDRIKNWTPPAMELPHPDPGWLTEAKSFLNVYRHSVSIYLETAMHPLGQQDDVDKTSKHTIQGHLDAIMLHASNIINSPFETLLLWPAVIAGSCMTREEQRASIRCGLHESRFQMGHCYQAASLLEHVWRDPDERIFGPYGLSVMMKKHHISLGIA, from the exons ATGCTGACTTCTGTTTCTGATACCCTGCTCGCGCACTATCTGTCTAGCACGGGCCCGATGCTGTCAACTTTGCCTGCAAGATATAGTCCTTTCTTGACTTTTCTTGTCCCCTTGGCGCTCAACGATGATCTTGTAATGCATTCTCTATTAGCATTGAGTGGGACGCACTTGAGCTACCAGAACCCATCACGAGAGATCCAAAGGGCGACAGAGTGCCATTATGGGGCAGCAATTAGTGCCCTGCGTCAGTCAATGTTTGGAACGACCCTGGAGATGTCCAAGACACTCAAGATTCTAATAACACTATTGATACTCGCTTTCTTTGAG ACGTTATCAAACAACGTACAGGGTGCAATGTTTTTCCACCTGCGTGCTGGCCGCCCTCTCATGATAACCCTGATGGAAAGCATTCCCCAACTAAAGGCCCATGATGATCGTCGACGGCTATATAGTTTTGCCGTCGAGGTATACAGCTACTTGGTACTGGTCAACACAATCACGCCCTTAGACGCCATCGAAGATAGGAAACTGCCACTTGATTCATTTCTTAACAACCTTGGTGACTTAGGACACCAGTTCGAATCATTCGGAGCGGTATTCGGCGGCAGCCACGAGCTGTTTGAACTCTTACCATCCATTGCGAAACTTTCCTCCCGAAGATTAACTGAGCTACGGTCCTCTCCATCTGGTGACAGTTGGAAAATGTACCATTCCCTCGATGATCGAATCAAGAATTGGACACCACCCGCGATGGAACTACCGCACCCCGATCCCGGCTGGCTAACCGAAGCCAAATCCTTCCTCAATGTTTACAGGCACTCCGTTTCGATATATCTCGAAACTGCTATGCACCCCTTGGGACAGCAGGATGATGTAGATAAAACATCCAAGCACACTATCCAAGGGCACCTCGATGCGATAATGCTTCATGCCAGCAATATAATAAACTCCCCTTTCGAGACACTGCTCCTGTGGCCGGCGGTCATTGCGGGATCCTGCATGACTCGCGAGGAGCAGCGGGCCAGTATACGCTGCGGACTACATGAGTCCCGCTTCCAGATGGGCCACTGTTACCAGGCCGCGTCGCTGCTCGAACATGTATGGCGAGACCCTGATGAACGGATATTTGGGCCCTACGGTTTGagcgtgatgatgaagaagcatCACATTAGCCTTGGGATCGCGTGA
- a CDS encoding Zn(II)2Cys6 transcription factor (COG:K;~EggNog:ENOG410PV4G;~InterPro:IPR036864,IPR007219,IPR001138;~PFAM:PF00172,PF04082;~go_function: GO:0000981 - DNA-binding transcription factor activity, RNA polymerase II-specific [Evidence IEA];~go_function: GO:0003677 - DNA binding [Evidence IEA];~go_function: GO:0008270 - zinc ion binding [Evidence IEA];~go_process: GO:0006351 - transcription, DNA-templated [Evidence IEA];~go_process: GO:0006355 - regulation of transcription, DNA-templated [Evidence IEA]) encodes MPVRPTKESGLTPVACTDCRKQHLKCDAKRPSCSRCLQNGLLCQYLASRRGGRRKSRRIQEPGAPSTPSPYQQSLPAMQPVFHSATPDLSIQANPQAPTPTNTSFSRQVASADLPDAAGDETSWLGMLPANDYNSGAFSNKSSVENDDRLRRLYYENFHAAHPILVPSGLYSDHNYPLYLQTVVHFVGSHYTATGRATEYKKRVVEQLGAHTEHSPATVQAWLIYAIVLNARRESDEAQAALTQSIDLALELGMNRAGFASSSHAVCSIEAESMRRTWWELVITEIYMAISLNSFAFRCSALPPEVALPCEESIYNGGRDIPRPSMMLDFRRRILAAEDPIFSSFSYRIEATMILSRVIVLNRVPECHRDQVQAAENALVSWTNHLPAKKLDIVDAYGNVDEMMFQAHLTTGYAAMLLHLPRSDLQPVLAQPEKSQFWPGASCHLQLSSTSTRLVHSIKAAEASRQVSDSISVCPNILKHSPFIIPSLSLCGLIQLATSTLHSDECFDHHCNRVNLILGCLKSARRTWELAESTYQSLRSSAAELMSASLERCQWNCAHLNQLVPTESLPSDPTRPSSALDGQDLMVTDLPSNFFDRACFNASFFTAVPDLNMI; translated from the coding sequence ATGCCCGTGCGACCGACCAAGGAAAGCGGTCTGACCCCCGTGGCCTGCACCGACTGCAGGAAGCAGCATCTCAAGTGCGATGCAAAGCGCCCTTCGTGCTCGCGCTGTCTGCAAAACGGCCTTCTCTGCCAATACCTCGCTTCTCGTCGGGGCGGTCGTCGCAAGTCTCGTCGCATCCAGGAGCCAGGCGCCCCTTCAACACCAAGTCCGTATCAGCAGAGCCTGCCAGCAATGCAGCCTGTCTTCCACAGCGCCACCCCCGATCTGTCCATCCAGGCTAATCCGCAGGCGCCGACTCCGACAAATACTTCGTTCTCGCGACAGGTGGCCAGTGCTGACCTGCCGGATGCCGCTGGGGATGAAACTTCGTGGCTGGGGATGCTCCCTGCTAATGACTACAACTCCGGCGCGTTCTCAAACAAATCAAGCGTTGAAAATGACGACCGCCTGCGGCGACTGTACTACGAGAACTTCCATGCTGCTCACCCAATTCTTGTCCCCAGTGGGTTGTACAGCGATCACAATTATCCGCTCTACCTCCAGACAGTAGTGCATTTCGTTGGTTCGCATTATACTGCGACCGGTCGTGCGACCGAGTATAAGAAGAGGGTCGTCGAGCAGCTGGGGGCCCATACCGAGCATTCTCCCGCTACAGTGCAGGCGTGGCTAATATATGCCATTGTTCTGAATGCCCGAAGGGAGTCAGATGAAGCCCAGGCTGCCTTGACCCAGAGCATTGACCTGGCCCTGGAACTGGGAATGAACAGGGCTGGGTTCGCGTCGTCTTCTCATGCAGTGTGCTCGATAGAAGCTGAGAGCATGCGGCGAACGTGGTGGGAACTGGTAATCACCGAAATATACATGGCCATATCTCTGAACTCGTTCGCCTTCCGCTGCAGCGCTCTTCCTCCGGAAGTGGCTCTCCCATGTGAAGAATCAATTTACAACGGGGGCAGGGATATCCCCAGGCCGAGCATGATGCTCGATTTTCGACGACGCATCCTCGCAGCTGAGGATCccatcttctcttcgtttAGCTACCGGATTGAGGCCACGATGATTCTATCCAGAGTTATCGTGTTAAATCGTGTCCCCGAGTGCCATCGCGACCAGGTCCAAGCTGCTGAGAATGCCCTGGTGAGCTGGACCAACCACCTCCCGgcgaagaagctggacaTTGTCGATGCGTATGGAAACGTGGATGAGATGATGTTCCAGGCTCATCTGACAACAGGCTATGCTGCCATGCTGCTTCACCTGCCTCGTAGCGACTTGCAGCCAGTGCTGGCACAGCCGGAAAAAAGCCAATTCTGGCCAGGAGCGTCGTGTCATTTGCAGCTCTCATCGACATCCACTCGCCTTGTGCATAGTATCAAAGCTGCTGAAGCTTCGCGGCAGGTGTCCGACTCAATCTCCGTATGCCCCAATATCCTCAAGCACAGTCCCTTTATCATCCCCTCTCTTTCACTATGCGGCTTGATCCAGCTCGCCACATCCACACTGCACTCAGACGAATGCTTCGACCACCATTGCAACCGTGTCAACCTTATCCTTGGCTGTCTTAAGAGTGCCCGGCGGACATGGGAACTGGCCGAGTCAACGTACCAAAGTCTCAGATCGTCTGCAGCAGAGCTAATGTCTGCTTCGCTTGAACGGTGCCAGTGGAACTGCGCACATCTTAATCAACTCGTCCCGACTGAGTCGCTGCCATCAGATCCGACGCGGCCAAGCTCTGCGTTGGATGGACAGGATCTGATGGTGACCGATCTACCGTCGAATTTCTTTGATCGCGCCTGCTTCAATGCGTCGTTCTTCACAGCGGTTCCGGATCTAAATATGATATGA
- a CDS encoding uncharacterized protein (COG:E;~EggNog:ENOG410PHJU;~InterPro:IPR004840,IPR004841;~PFAM:PF13520,PF00324;~TransMembrane:10 (i48-66o78-95i156-175o181-203i271-288o322-347i367-388o400-417i438-460o466-485i);~go_component: GO:0016020 - membrane [Evidence IEA];~go_component: GO:0016021 - integral component of membrane [Evidence IEA];~go_process: GO:0006865 - amino acid transport [Evidence IEA];~go_process: GO:0055085 - transmembrane transport [Evidence IEA]): MGNDIEEQPQVGEKESIQPPNPTIDNAKGEVAPIQTNKLARRLSARQVSMIAIGGTIGTGLFLGTGKSLATGGPASMLLSYVICGGIIFVTMLCLGEMSAFIPVSGSFCSYAGRSVDDALAFALTWNYWFNDAVTTASDTLALQLLMEFWTDNCPGWAISLIFLLLLIGFNLFSVRVYGEIQYWLSLLKIVAIFAFILVGIAVNCGANTEHKYIGDKYWHLGEAPFVGGIGGFASVFVTASFAYGGTESIAVTAGETKDAAKVIPRVVKNVFWRILLFYVLSIIIVGFDVPYNYPNLDEKTSRTSPFTVVFDKVGSSVAGSFMNAVIFTSALSAANHALFVGSRLLYTLALEGHAPRVFARLNRFQIPWLAVLGTSVISGLCFGASYIGAGQFIVGVSNQVSWAIIGITSLRFRAAVRKQNLEHLLPFKNWTYPYGPILTIILNIVLILVQGWTCFSPVFKAVDFLSFYVQIPILFAMLLGWKLYKNTKIVRLGQMDLVTDRYDLVDDGVDWQGREEGVEERDGHGNRKKWMQRAKKYVGYVF, translated from the exons ATGGGCAACGACATCGAGGAACAGCCCCAGGTGGGCGAGAAAGAGTCCATCCAGCCCCCTAATCCAACCATCGACAATGCAAAAGGCGAGGTGGCGCCAATACAAACCAACAAACTCGCCCGAAGGCTGTCTGCGCGGCAAGTCTCCATGATTGCCATTGGAGGCACAATCGGCACGGGTCTGTTCCTGGGTACCGGCAAGAGTCTGGCTACCGGTGGCCCTGCATCGATGTTGCTATCGTATGTGATTTGTGGCGGCATTATATTCGTCACCATGCTTTGCTTGGGCGAGATGTCGGCGTTTATCCCGGTCTCTGGATCGTTTTGTTCGTATGCAGG GCGATCTGTAGATGATGCTCTTGCGTTTGCGCTTACCTGGAACTACTGGTTCAATGATGCAGTGACGACGGCCTCAGATACGCTGGCCTTGCAGCTCTTGATGGAGTTCTGGACGGACAATTGTCCAGGCTGGGCGATCAGCCttatttttcttctccttctaaTCGGCTTCAATCTGTTCTCCGTCCGTGTGTATGGCGAG ATTCAATACTGGTTGAGCCTGCTGAAGATCGTTGCGATTTTT GCTTTCATTTTGGTGGGAATTGCCGTCAACTGCGGCGCCAACACTGAGCACAAATACATAGGAGACAAATACTGGCACCTCGGCGAGGCCCCGTTTGTCGGTGGCATCGGTGGTTTCGCCTCAGTCTTTGTGACCGCTTCATTTGCATA CGGTGGAACCGAATCCATCGCCGTCACAGCCGGCGAAACCAAAGACGCTGCAAAAGTGATCCCCCGCGTCGTCAAAAACGTCTTCTGGCGCATCCTGCTTTTCTACGTCTTGtcgatcatcatcgtcggaTTCGACGTGCCCTACAACTACCCCAACCTAGACGAAAAGACGTCAAGGACCAGTCCGTTCACCGTGGTCTTCGACAAAGTCGGGAGCAGCGTTGCGGGGAGCTTCATGAATGCTGTGATTTTCACGAGTGCACTCTCCGCCGCTAACCACGCGTTGTTCGTTGGTTCGAGACTGCTGTATACGCTGGCCCTGGAGGGACATGCCCCTCGGGTCTTTGCAAGACTGAACCGGTTTCAGATACCCTGGCTTGCGGTGCTGGGGACATCTGTTATCAGTGGGCTATGCTTTGGGGCGAGTTATATCGGGGCTGGTCAGTT CATCGTTGGCGTATCCAACCAAGTCTCCTGGGCAATAATCGGCATCACCTCGCTCCGTTTCCGCGCAGCAGTCCGCAAGCAAAACCTCGAACACCTACTCCCCTTCAAAAACTGGACATACCCATACGGCCCGATTCTCACGATCATACTGAACATTGTCCTCATCCTAGTGCAGGGCTGGACGTGCTTCAGCCCCGTGTTCAAGGCTGTGGATTTCCTGTCGTTCTATGTCCAGATTCCGATCCTGTTTGCTATGCTGCTGGGTTGGAAGCTGTATAAGAATACGAAGATTGTGCGGCTGGGACAGATGGATTTGGTTACGGATCGGTATGATTTGGTTgatgatggtgttgattggcaggggagggaagaaggagtTGAGGAGCGGGACGGCCATGGAAATCGGAAGAAATGGATGCAGAGAGCGAAGAAGTATGTGGGCTATGTGTTTTGA
- the CYS3_1 gene encoding trans-sulfuration enzyme family protein (COG:E;~EggNog:ENOG410PGYK;~InterPro:IPR000277,IPR015424,IPR015421,IPR015422;~PFAM:PF01053;~go_function: GO:0003824 - catalytic activity [Evidence IEA];~go_function: GO:0030170 - pyridoxal phosphate binding [Evidence IEA];~go_process: GO:0019346 - transsulfuration [Evidence IEA]) has protein sequence MTVAHKEPELGFATRAIHVGSQPDPATGAVIPSLSLATTYAQASVGNPVGEYEYTRSANPNRDDFQSAIAAVENAKYALAFSSGSTTTAVILQSLPIGSHVISVSDVYGGTHRYFTKVANTHGVDVSFTTTIEQDLERLIQRDRTKLVWVETPSNPTLGLVDIENVAAIARKYGLLLVVDNTFLSPFIQNPLQHGADIVVHSVTKYINGHSDVMMGVAAFNSDELKDRLTFLQNAIGGVPSPFDCWLAQRGLKTLHLRVRESSHNAKIIAQALSASDYVISVRYPGLKTHPQHAITVKQHRNAMGGGMVSFRIRGGQKAAHLFCKYTRFFTLAESLGGVESLCEVPASMTHAGIPREEREVSGVFDDLVRLSCGIEDAEDLKRDVLQAAERAALAVQNGGA, from the exons ATGACTGTCGCCCACAAAGAACCCGAATTGGGCTTCGCGACGCGAGCAATCCACGTCGGTAGCCAGCCAGATCCTGCCACTGGCGCTGTGATTCCATCG CTTTCCCTCGCGACTACCTACGCCCAAGCCAGCGTTGGAAACCCAGTCGGAGAGTATGAGTATACGCGAAGTGCAAATCCCAACCG CGACGACTTCCAATCCGCCATCGCAGCTGTTGAAAATGCCAAATACGCGCTCGCCTTCTCATCAGGATCCACGACTACTGCCGTGATCCTGCAGTCGTTGCCCATCGGCTCCCATGTCATCTCCGTCTCGGACGTCTACGGAGGCACGCACCGCTACTTCACCAAAGTCGCCAACACCCACGGTGTAGATGTCTCCTTTACGACCACAATCGAGCAGGATCTAGAAAGACTGATACAGCGGGACCGCACAAAGCTGGTGTGGGTTGAAACTCCGTCTAACCCGACCCTTGGTCTAGTTGATATCGAAAACGTCGCGGCGATTGCGCGCAAGTACGGGCTGCTCTTGGTGGTCGATAATACATTCCTCAGTCCTTTTATCCAGAACCCGCTGCAGCATGGGGCTGATATTGTGGTTCACTCCGTAACCAAGTATATCAATGGGCACTCG GATGTCATGATGGGCGTCGCAGCCTTTAACTCAGACGAGCTCAAAGACCGCTTAACATTTCTGCAAAACGCAATCGGTGGCGTCCCGTCCCCGTTTGACTGCTGGCTCGCTCAGCGGGGTCTGAAGACATTGCATTTGCGCGTCCGGGAGTCATCGCACAACGCAAAGATAATCGCGCAGGCACTCAGCGCATCCGACTACGTGATTTCAGTCCGATACCCGGGCCTAAAGACACACCCGCAACACGCGATCACGGTCAAGCAACATCGGAACGCGATGGGCGGGGGGATGGTGAGTTTCCGGATTCGCGGTGGACAGAAAGCAGCCCATCTATTCTGCAAGTATACCCGATTTTTCACCCTCGCGGAAAGCCTAGGTGGGGTTGAATCTCTCTGTGAGGTTCCAGCTAGTATGACCCATGCGGGAATTCCTCGTGAGGAGCGGGAGGTCTCGGGCGTTTTTGATGATCTGGTTCGGCTTAGCTGTGGGAttgaggatgcggaggatCTGAAACGCGATGTGCTTCAGGCTGCGGAGAGGGCGGCGTTGGCGGTTCAAAATGGCGGGGCTTAG